Proteins from one Desulfonema limicola genomic window:
- a CDS encoding lipoprotein-releasing ABC transporter permease subunit has protein sequence MSFEFFIGRRYLKARKKHAFISLITFLSTAGVALGVMVMIVVIAVMSGAESELRARMLGVSAHIIIMRHSASFQNYEQALNHIKKTPGVTAATPYIYAQAMLRTSSGISGAVLRGVDPETAGRVIKTLDAETLKQLSQNTFDSKNMPAIILGKELAANLKVKKDDLIFLTVPKAGSDSKNRIPGMKRFKVAGIYQSGLYEYDKSLAYISLEKAQEIIGVPDTISGIEVNVKDIYKAGDIADTIVSDLGFSYLAQDWMQMNKNIFSALKLQKTVMFIILVLIILVAAFNIASALIMMVMEKTRDIAILKAMGATNQSIRKIFVYKGMVIGSIGTFLGMFSGFILCFILKKYKFIKLPPDVYFFPTLPISLEITDIVIIAASTMLICFVSTLYPSHKAARLNPVDALRYG, from the coding sequence ATGTCTTTTGAATTCTTTATTGGCAGGCGGTATTTAAAAGCCAGAAAAAAACACGCCTTTATTTCCCTGATTACCTTTTTATCCACAGCAGGTGTTGCTCTGGGCGTTATGGTCATGATTGTTGTAATTGCAGTCATGTCAGGTGCTGAATCTGAATTAAGAGCAAGGATGCTCGGGGTTTCAGCCCACATAATTATAATGCGCCACTCAGCTTCTTTTCAAAACTATGAACAAGCCTTAAACCACATAAAAAAAACACCTGGAGTTACAGCAGCAACACCTTATATATATGCCCAGGCAATGCTGAGAACCTCATCAGGCATATCAGGTGCAGTCTTGAGGGGAGTTGATCCTGAAACAGCGGGCAGGGTAATAAAAACACTTGATGCTGAAACCTTAAAACAATTATCGCAAAATACCTTTGATTCAAAAAACATGCCTGCCATAATCCTGGGAAAAGAACTGGCAGCAAATCTAAAGGTTAAAAAAGATGATCTAATCTTTCTCACTGTCCCAAAAGCAGGATCAGATTCAAAAAACCGTATTCCAGGCATGAAAAGATTTAAGGTTGCAGGTATTTACCAGTCCGGCCTTTATGAATATGATAAATCACTTGCATATATCAGCCTTGAAAAAGCACAGGAAATTATTGGAGTTCCAGATACCATAAGCGGAATTGAGGTTAATGTTAAAGATATTTACAAAGCAGGAGATATAGCAGATACAATTGTCTCTGATCTGGGGTTTTCCTATCTGGCACAAGACTGGATGCAGATGAACAAGAATATTTTTTCAGCTTTAAAACTTCAAAAAACAGTTATGTTTATAATTCTGGTACTAATAATCCTGGTAGCAGCATTTAACATAGCCAGTGCCCTGATTATGATGGTTATGGAAAAAACAAGGGATATTGCCATATTAAAAGCAATGGGAGCCACAAATCAAAGCATAAGAAAAATCTTTGTATATAAAGGAATGGTAATAGGCAGTATTGGTACATTTTTAGGCATGTTTTCAGGATTTATACTCTGCTTTATCCTTAAAAAATATAAATTCATAAAACTTCCCCCTGATGTATATTTTTTCCCCACCCTGCCCATAAGCCTTGAAATTACTGATATTGTCATAATAGCAGCATCAACCATGCTGATCTGCTTTGTCTCCACCCTGTATCCATCTCATAAGGCTGCCCGTCTTAACCCTGTTGATGCCCTGCGTTATGGTTAA
- a CDS encoding fatty acid CoA ligase family protein gives MHLNKGYNMDTTDLVENQITNPDQPEPEGTGVTINTPYTSVNISYRLKEMAKQFPHKRAVVYPVGWDENGRVAYTHLTFMQLDRESDCLAHGLEHAGITRGTRTILMVKPSLEFFVITFAMLKTGAVPVIVDPGMGRKRMLECLEQTKAEAFIGIPTAHAFRCFYRASFKTVKAFVTVGRRWFWRGFTLKQLQSLSWDNYIPSETKPDEMAAILFTTGSTGPAKGVVYTHGIFDAQVRHIQSNFNIGPDEVDLPTFPLFSLFDPALGMTAVIPDMDPTRPAMVDPEKIIEAIIDQGITNMFASPALLNRVGAYGKAEEIKLPSMKRVISAGAPVTPDNIEQFSHLLTENAEIFTPYGATEAMPVLSIGSREILNETRKFSEKGYGMCVGRPVAGIIVKIIKISDEPIENWSEKLTLGDGEIGEITVKGDIVTTQYYERPRDESLSKIKDKNGIWHRMGDLGWRDNKGRIWFCGRKSHRVITENGSMFTIPCEAVFNRHPSVFRSALVGVGKPPNQKPVICIELKKGIKDIDKDALKQELLNLAAKNQMTEDIKTLLFHEGFPVDVRHNSKIFREQLAEWAS, from the coding sequence ATGCATCTTAATAAAGGTTATAATATGGATACAACAGACCTGGTAGAAAATCAGATAACAAATCCAGATCAACCAGAGCCGGAAGGCACAGGGGTAACAATAAATACTCCTTATACTTCTGTTAATATTTCATACCGTTTAAAAGAAATGGCAAAACAATTCCCGCATAAACGGGCAGTTGTATATCCTGTGGGATGGGATGAAAACGGAAGGGTAGCCTATACCCATCTGACATTCATGCAGCTTGACAGAGAATCAGACTGCCTTGCCCACGGACTGGAACATGCAGGAATAACCCGGGGCACAAGAACCATTCTAATGGTAAAACCAAGCCTTGAATTCTTTGTAATTACCTTTGCCATGTTAAAAACAGGTGCTGTTCCTGTAATAGTTGACCCTGGAATGGGACGTAAAAGAATGCTTGAGTGCCTGGAACAAACTAAGGCAGAAGCTTTTATAGGTATTCCCACAGCTCATGCTTTCAGGTGTTTCTATCGCGCAAGTTTTAAAACTGTCAAAGCCTTTGTAACAGTAGGCAGACGATGGTTCTGGAGAGGATTTACCTTAAAACAGCTCCAGTCACTATCCTGGGACAATTACATACCTTCAGAAACAAAGCCTGATGAAATGGCGGCTATTCTCTTTACCACCGGGAGTACAGGCCCTGCCAAAGGGGTGGTTTATACCCACGGGATTTTTGATGCACAGGTTCGTCATATTCAATCAAATTTTAACATAGGCCCTGATGAAGTTGATCTGCCGACCTTTCCCTTATTTTCTTTATTTGATCCAGCTCTTGGAATGACAGCAGTTATTCCTGATATGGATCCTACCCGTCCTGCAATGGTTGATCCTGAAAAAATTATTGAAGCAATTATTGACCAGGGTATTACCAATATGTTTGCATCTCCCGCTTTGTTAAATCGTGTAGGTGCATACGGCAAGGCTGAAGAGATCAAACTTCCTTCCATGAAACGGGTAATAAGTGCTGGAGCGCCGGTAACACCGGACAATATTGAACAGTTTTCACACCTGCTCACAGAAAATGCTGAAATATTTACACCCTACGGTGCAACTGAAGCCATGCCTGTACTTTCCATTGGCAGCAGAGAAATTTTAAATGAAACCAGGAAATTCAGTGAAAAAGGTTATGGAATGTGTGTTGGCAGGCCCGTTGCAGGTATTATAGTGAAAATTATCAAAATAAGTGATGAACCTATTGAAAACTGGTCTGAAAAACTTACTCTGGGAGATGGGGAAATAGGTGAAATCACAGTTAAAGGAGATATTGTTACAACACAATATTATGAACGCCCCAGGGATGAAAGCCTGTCAAAAATAAAAGACAAAAATGGAATATGGCACCGCATGGGAGATCTTGGCTGGAGAGATAATAAAGGCCGTATTTGGTTTTGCGGCCGCAAAAGCCACAGGGTTATTACAGAAAACGGTTCCATGTTTACCATTCCATGTGAAGCAGTATTTAACCGCCATCCATCTGTATTCCGCAGCGCCCTGGTAGGTGTGGGCAAACCTCCAAACCAGAAACCTGTTATCTGCATTGAACTGAAAAAAGGCATCAAGGATATTGATAAAGATGCTCTTAAACAAGAGCTGCTTAACCTGGCAGCCAAAAACCAGATGACCGAAGATATAAAAACCCTCTTGTTTCACGAAGGTTTTCCAGTGGATGTCCGTCATAACTCAAAAATTTTCCGAGAACAGCTTGCAGAATGGGCATCTTAA
- a CDS encoding 3-oxoacyl-ACP synthase III produces the protein MNAASGTPALKSQKEHLLPEKKALASAAVPIQEIGMLTYCGVCRDNLEPATACSVANELGIGPDTQIYDISNACLGVLNGIIQTANAIELGQIKAGLIVSCETAREVVNIAIERLLKNQDMELFKNTIATLTGGAGAVAVLMTNTELAHKTSHKLLGGVIKNASRHHRLCLWGPDAGRCIDGIHVMKTDSIGVLKNGAALGEATYKAFIKEMNWPGTKPDKIICHQVGAAHQKTILESIGIPKEKDFTTYQFLGNIGTVSLPITAAIADERGFLQKGDLTGFFGIGSGLNCMMLGVEW, from the coding sequence ATGAACGCCGCTTCTGGGACACCGGCTTTAAAGTCTCAAAAGGAGCATCTGCTGCCGGAAAAAAAAGCCCTTGCCAGCGCCGCCGTCCCAATCCAAGAAATAGGAATGCTCACATACTGCGGCGTATGCAGAGACAACCTCGAACCTGCAACAGCCTGCTCAGTAGCAAACGAACTCGGCATAGGCCCCGATACACAAATCTACGACATATCAAACGCCTGCCTCGGAGTACTAAACGGCATAATCCAGACTGCAAACGCCATAGAACTGGGACAAATAAAAGCAGGCCTTATAGTATCATGCGAAACCGCAAGAGAAGTTGTCAACATCGCCATAGAAAGACTATTGAAAAACCAGGACATGGAACTATTCAAAAACACAATCGCCACACTGACAGGAGGAGCCGGAGCAGTCGCAGTACTAATGACAAACACCGAACTCGCTCACAAAACAAGCCATAAACTCCTCGGAGGAGTAATAAAAAACGCCTCCCGCCACCACCGCCTCTGCCTCTGGGGACCCGATGCAGGACGCTGCATAGACGGAATCCACGTAATGAAAACCGACTCCATAGGAGTCCTCAAAAACGGCGCAGCCCTGGGAGAAGCCACATACAAAGCATTCATAAAAGAAATGAACTGGCCCGGCACCAAACCAGACAAAATCATCTGCCACCAGGTAGGCGCAGCCCACCAGAAAACCATACTCGAATCCATAGGCATACCAAAAGAAAAAGACTTCACCACCTACCAGTTCCTCGGAAACATAGGCACAGTATCCCTCCCAATAACAGCAGCCATAGCAGACGAAAGAGGATTCCTTCAAAAAGGCGACCTCACAGGATTCTTCGGCATTGGCAGCGGATTAAACTGCATGATGCTGGGAGTTGAGTGGTAA
- a CDS encoding alpha/beta fold hydrolase: MKNKKINTSAFKHLYPFKSHYLNIKGLNYHYLDKGNGDPVVMLHGNPTWSFYFRNMVKTLSPEYRTIVPDHIGCGLSDKPDTKQYDFKLKSRVDDLEYLLDYLKLGNNISLLVHDWGGMIGMAYALKNPERISRIIITNTAGFFPPGKKKLPVRLWIIRNILPFAVPAVLGLNLFSAAALHMAPYKKLSKDVKHGLKAPYNCPGNRIATLKFVQDIPVYPKDPGYNLVKYVDENLHLLADIPMLICWGQHDFVFDTDYYNEWKRRFPNAETHFFKDGGHYLLEDKPGEVGVCVKDFLKKYSG, translated from the coding sequence ATGAAAAATAAAAAAATAAACACATCCGCATTCAAACACCTGTACCCCTTTAAATCCCATTACCTGAACATAAAAGGACTAAACTATCACTACCTTGATAAAGGAAACGGAGACCCGGTGGTCATGCTCCATGGTAATCCTACTTGGTCGTTTTATTTCAGAAACATGGTAAAAACCCTAAGTCCTGAATACAGAACAATAGTACCAGATCACATAGGATGCGGACTTTCAGATAAACCGGATACAAAACAATATGACTTCAAACTTAAATCCCGTGTTGATGATCTGGAATATCTGCTTGATTATTTAAAACTGGGGAACAATATCAGCCTTTTGGTGCATGACTGGGGGGGGATGATAGGCATGGCATATGCCCTCAAGAATCCTGAACGTATTTCCCGTATTATTATTACAAATACAGCAGGTTTCTTTCCTCCTGGAAAAAAGAAACTTCCGGTCAGGCTTTGGATAATCAGAAATATTTTACCATTTGCAGTTCCTGCTGTCCTGGGCTTAAACCTTTTTTCTGCTGCTGCCCTGCATATGGCCCCGTATAAAAAACTTTCAAAAGATGTAAAACACGGGCTTAAAGCCCCTTACAACTGCCCTGGAAACCGTATTGCAACCCTTAAATTTGTACAGGATATCCCTGTTTATCCAAAAGATCCAGGATATAATCTTGTTAAATATGTGGACGAAAATCTGCATTTACTTGCAGATATTCCAATGCTGATCTGCTGGGGACAGCATGATTTTGTATTTGATACAGACTATTATAATGAATGGAAACGCAGATTTCCCAATGCCGAAACCCATTTTTTTAAAGATGGAGGTCATTATCTGCTTGAAGATAAACCTGGTGAAGTTGGAGTATGTGTTAAAGATTTCTTGAAAAAATATTCAGGTTGA
- a CDS encoding NAD-dependent epimerase/dehydratase family protein, protein MGILNSKRIMVTGGGGFLGTAIIRQLVKKSKNIKSFSRNFYPGPASLGVEQIQGDIKDKNAVETALKDVDLVFHTAAKPGIWGDYSDYYNTNVKGTINIISGCLKHDIPLIHTSSPSVIFNGTDMEGINESVPCASKFHAPYPKTKALAEQEVIKSTRHGLKSIILRPHLIWGPGDNHLVPRILKGAKSLRIVGNGKNLVDTVYIDNAADAHILAAEKLETCPYLSGNIYFISQDEPVYLWDMVNAILKAGGRPCIKKSISTKTAFAIGTIIEFLYKLFNIKSEPKMTRFLAAELSTAHWFDISAAKNDLGYYPKISTQEGLNRLKSWLQEN, encoded by the coding sequence ATGGGCATCTTAAACTCAAAAAGAATTATGGTAACAGGTGGAGGCGGTTTTCTGGGAACCGCTATTATCCGTCAGCTTGTTAAAAAAAGCAAAAATATCAAAAGCTTTTCCAGGAACTTTTATCCCGGGCCTGCCAGTCTTGGAGTTGAACAGATTCAAGGAGATATAAAAGACAAAAATGCTGTGGAAACTGCCTTAAAAGATGTGGATCTGGTATTTCATACAGCAGCAAAGCCTGGGATATGGGGTGATTATTCAGATTACTATAATACCAATGTTAAAGGCACAATAAATATTATTTCAGGATGCCTGAAACATGATATTCCACTAATTCACACCAGCTCTCCAAGTGTTATATTTAATGGTACTGACATGGAAGGCATAAATGAATCAGTGCCCTGTGCTTCCAAATTTCATGCACCATATCCCAAAACAAAAGCTCTTGCAGAACAGGAAGTTATAAAAAGTACCAGACATGGACTAAAATCCATAATTCTACGGCCCCACCTTATATGGGGGCCTGGGGACAATCATCTTGTTCCCAGAATACTCAAAGGAGCAAAAAGCCTGAGAATTGTAGGAAACGGTAAAAATCTTGTTGATACTGTTTACATAGATAATGCAGCAGATGCCCATATACTTGCTGCTGAAAAACTTGAAACCTGCCCTTACCTTTCAGGAAATATTTATTTCATAAGCCAGGATGAACCGGTTTATCTATGGGATATGGTAAATGCTATTCTTAAAGCAGGGGGCAGACCCTGTATAAAAAAATCAATTTCCACAAAAACAGCCTTTGCTATAGGAACAATTATAGAATTTCTTTATAAATTATTTAATATCAAAAGCGAACCTAAAATGACCCGTTTCCTGGCTGCTGAACTTTCAACAGCCCACTGGTTTGATATAAGTGCTGCAAAAAATGATCTTGGATATTATCCAAAAATTTCCACACAAGAAGGCTTAAATCGTCTTAAATCCTGGCTCCAGGAAAATTAA